A single genomic interval of Rhododendron vialii isolate Sample 1 chromosome 3a, ASM3025357v1 harbors:
- the LOC131321198 gene encoding uncharacterized protein LOC131321198, whose translation MKSKEAHIIMNLQVTYPDIPLVVVCQRKITSIQEMTRLGIPPRQILSSIRQSNPKLQTVSKTIFNMKGKIQKDNLARRTMIQTLFEELCQGDFTFDVAYDQNGHLTHLFFAHPSSSILTKSYINVFVMDCTYKTNKYKMPLLDIIGVSSFNNSFYSCFAILEKDGEGDYIWALHNLARYWAFNEASKLVELLYKDKEKVLCYIRKTWLPFKERFVHAWTENCAHFGNHVSSRAEGAHGKLKKYLQVSTGDLYQVKNKICLAIENEFKEITTQLSSERIRIPHNCNNYFFKELIPKVSSFALWKLVDQYEMLKHGTMKSTCTGHFMESMGLPCAYKMIDWKGKVLPLDAIHSQWRIDMRSFAFSDGGETRLNGQEFKRLVHELENKNKEWTASQRERVQERISQLVSPSLPLVIKPNILPHKGRPSGSKKVKESSSTRRNASKFEIVDATRKCSICKGVGHNSRTCKGKWEANVSNSTHAANLDDDESTMNVLGPNSYFTRLIFVGLTT comes from the exons ATGAAGTCAAAAGAAGCTCACATAATCATGAACCTTCAAGTGACATATCCGGACATTCCTCTTGTCGTCGTTTGTCAAAGAAAGATCACGAGCATTCAAGAAATGACTAGATTGGGAATACCACCACGGCAAATTCTTTCTTCAATTAGACAATCCAATCCAAAGCTTCAAACGGtgtcaaaaacaatttttaatatGAAGGGGAAAATTCAGAAGGACAACTTGGCAAGACGAACTATGATCCAAACATTATTTGAAGAGCTTTGTCAAGGTGATTTTACTTTCGACGTTGCATATGATCAAAATGGCCATTTGACACATCTATTTTTTGCACACCCTTCTTCAAGCATATTAACCAAAAGCTATATAAATGTCTTCGTGATGGATTGCACCTATAAGACAAATAAGTACAAGATGCCACTACTTGACATAATTGGAGTTTCAAGTTTTAACAAttcattttactcttgttttgccATTTTGGAGAAAGATGGAGAAGGAGATTATATTTGGGCTTTGCACAATTTAGCAAGATATTGG GCATTCAATGAAGCTTCGAAATTAGTTGAGCTATTGTACAAGGATAAGGAAAAAGTGCTCTGCTATATTCGAAAGACATGGCTTCCATTCAAAGAGCGATTTGTGCATGCATGGACTGAAAATTGTGCTCATTTTGGAAATCATGTTTCTTCGAGGGCAGAAGGTGCACATGGGAAATTGAAGAAATATTTACAAGTTTCAACAGGTGATCTCTATCAAGTGAAGAACAAGATATGCCTTGCCATTGAAAATGAATTTAAAGAGATAACGACTCAACTCTCAAGTGAGAGGATCCGAATTCCTCACAACTGCAATAATTACTTCTTTAAGGAGTTGATCCCCAAAGTGTCGTCATTTGCTTTGTGGAAACTAGTCGATCAATATGAGATGTTGAAGCATGGTACAATGAAATCAACATGTACGGGACACTTCATGGAAAGTATGGGTCTTCCTTGTGCATATAAGATGATTGATTGGAAAGGTAAGGTGTTACCGCTTGATGCAATACACTCGCAATGGAGGATTGATATGAGATCCTTTGCTTTTTCTGATGGGGGAGAAACTAGGTTGAATGGGCAAGAATTCAAAAGGTTAGTTCATGagttagaaaataaaaacaaagagtGGACTGCAAGCCAAAGAGAACGTGTTCAAGAGAGAATTTCTCAACTTGTAAGTCCATCACTACCATTGGTTATTAAGCCAAATATTCTACCACATAAAGGACGTCCATCGGGGTCAAAGAAAGTTAAGGAATCTAGTTCTACGAGGCGGAATGCATCAAAATTTGAGATTGTGGATGCAACACGAAAGTGTAGCATTTGCAAAGGTGTTGGTCATAATAGTCGAACATGTAAAGGCAAATGGGAGGCGAATGTATCGAATTCAACTCATGCAGCTAATCTGGACGATGATGAAAGTACCATGAATGTGCTCGGACCCAATTCCTACTTCACTCGACTGATTTTTGTTGGATTGACCACTTGA